A region of Scleropages formosus chromosome 2, fSclFor1.1, whole genome shotgun sequence DNA encodes the following proteins:
- the qars1 gene encoding glutamine--tRNA ligase: MAETLTLFTSIGLSEQKAKETLKNESLSSALRGAISQAQSIMGPNLDKATGTLLYSMTSRLKDVRHLTFLTEYIGHRKITTDLQLSAALEFLKNHPNDLIVQPEFDAACGVGVVVTPEQIEESVEAVVKKYENQLLKERYHFNMGLLMGEARAGLKWADGKSIKNEVDMQVLHLLGSKTEADLEKKPKAPKQKPQENERKEVSTGCVEGKSLMEQLRGEALKFHKAGENYKTEGYVVTPNTMDLLNKHLEITGGQVRTRFPPEPNGILHIGHAKAINFNFGYAKANDGICFLRYDDTNPEKEEEKYFTGIRDMVEWLGYKPYKVTYASDNFQELYDLAVELIRRGHAYVCHQRVEELKGHNPPPSPWRDRPVEESLILFERMRKGMFSEAEVTLRMKMVMEDGKQDPVAYRIKYTPHHRTGDTWCIYPTYDYTHCLCDSIENITHSLCTKEFQARRSSYYWLCNALDVYCPVQWEYGRLNLTYTVVSKRKIIKLVEMGAVRDWDDPRLFTLTALRRRGFPPEAINNFCARVGVTVAQTTIEPHLLEACVRDVLNDTAPRAMAVLEPLKVTITNLPQDAQIQVQVPDFPANEERGSHKVPFTRTIYIERSDFREVMEKGYKRLTPDQPVGLRHAGYVISLQKSIKDNSGKVVELEVTCTKTDSAEKPKAFIHWVSQPLKCEVRLYENLFKHSYPEDSQVVPEGFLSDINHDSLQVIENALVDYSVSGAKVFDKFQFERVGYFSLDPDSTKEKLVFNRTVTLKEDPGKI; the protein is encoded by the exons ATGGCCGAGACACTGACTCTCTTTACTTCTATCGGGCTGAGCGAACAGAAGGCAAAGGAAACGCTGAAAAATGAGTCTCTCAGCTCGGCTCTTAGAGGCGCTATTTCTCAG gCCCAAAGCATCATGGGCCCCAACCTGGATAAGGCCACAGGTACGCTACTCTACAGCATGACCTCTCGCCTGAAGGACGTCCGGCACCTCACCTTCCTCACCGAGTACATTGGTCACCGCAAGATCACCACAGACTTGCAGCTTTCAG CTGCTCTGGAGTTCCTCAAAAATCATCCAAATGATCTTATCGTCCAGCCAGAGTTTGATGCTGCATGCGGTGTGGGAGTGGTTGTCACTCCTGAACAAATTGAAGAATcg GTGGAGGCAGTGGTTAAGAAATACGAAAACCAGCTGCTGAAGGAGCGATACCACTTCAACATGGGACTGCTTATGG GAGAAGCCAGAGCTGGACTGAAGTGGGCGGATGGAAAATCAATCAAAAATGAGGTGGACATGCAG GTGCTTCATCTCTTGGGCTCAAAGACAGAAGCTGACCTAGAGAAGAAACCCAAA GCTCCTAAACAAAAGCCCCAggagaatgaaagaaaagaggTGTCAACTG ggtgtGTAGAGGGGAAGTCATTAATGGAGCAACTGAGAGGAGAGGCTTTAAAATTCCATAAAGCAG GGGAGAACTATAAAACAGAGGGTTATGTGGTAACACCCAACACCATGGATTTGCTGAATAAACATCTGGAGATCACAGGAGGGCAG GTTCGCACACGGTTTCCCCCGGAGCCAAATGGCATTCTCCACATCGGTCATGCCAAAGCCATCAACTTCAATTTTGGATACGCCAAG GCCAATGATGGAATCTGCTTCCTGCGCTACGATGACACTAATCcagaaaaggaggaggaaaagtaCTTCACAGGCATCAGAGACATGGTTGAGTGGCTTG GCTACAAGCCATACAAAGTGACCTATGCGTCCGATAACTTCCAGGAGCTGTACGACCTTGCAGTGGAACTTATTCGCAG GGGTCATGCCTACGTGTGTCACCAGCGGGTTGAGGAGCTCAAGGGCCACAACCCTCCTCCTTCACCCTGGCGAGATCGCCCTGTGGAGGAGTCCCTGATACTGTTTGAGAGGATGCGCAAAGGCATGTTCTCCGAAGCCGAGGTGACGCTGCGCATGAAGATGGTCATGGAGGACGGGAAGCAGGACCCTGTGGCGTATCGAATCAAATACACGCCGCACCATCGCACTGGAGACACATG GTGCATCTACCCAACTTATGACTATACCCACTGCCTTTGTGACTCCATTGAGAACATCACCCACTCCTTATGTACCAAAGAGTTTCAGGCCAG GCGTTCTTCCTACTACTGGCTTTGCAATGCCTTGGACGTGTACTGTCCTGTGCAGTGGGAGTATGGCCGTCTCAATCTGACCTACACTGTGGTCTCCAAGAGGAAGATCATCAAGCTAGTGGAGATGGGTGCTGTCAG GGACTGGGATGACCCTCGGCTTTTCACTTTGACAGCACTGAGAAGGCGAGGCTTCCCCCCTGAAGCCATTAACAACTTCTGTGCACGG GTTGGTGTCACTGTTGCCCAGACCACAATAGAGCCACACCTTCTGGAGGCCTGTGTTAGGGATGTTCTCAATGACACTGCCCCACGTGCCATGGCGGTCCTAGAGCCCCTAAAAGTTACCATCACTAACCTGCCTCAAGACGCACAG ATCCAGGTTCAAGTTCCAGACTTTCCAGCCAATGAGGAGAGGGGCAGCCACAAAGTTCCCTTCACTCGTACCATCTACATTGAACGGAGTGACTTCAGAGAG GTGATGGAAAAGGGCTACAAGCGCTTGACTCCCGATCAGCCAGTGGGTCTGAGGCATGCTGGATATGTCATTTCCCTGCAAAAATCCATTAAG GACAACAGTGGAAAAGTTGTGGAGCTGGAAGTCACCTGTACAAAGACAGACTCTGCAGAAAAACCCAAAGCCTTCATCCACTGGGTCAGCCAGCCTCTGAAGTGTGAAGTGCGACTATACGAGAACTT ATTCAAGCACAGCTACCCAGAAGACTCACAGGTGGTGCCTGAAGGCTTTCTGAGTGACATCAACCAT GATTCCCTGCAGGTGATAGAGAACGCCTTGGTGGATTACTCAGTCAGTGGAGCCAAAGTCTTTGATAAGTTCCAGTTTGAGAGAGTGGGCTACTTCTCTTTAGATCCCGACAGCACCAAGGAGAAG CTGGTTTTTAACAGGACTGTGACGCTGAAAGAAGATCCAGGAAAGATTTGA
- the qrich1 gene encoding transcriptional regulator QRICH1 — MNNSVDNTVSFEEYVRQKARTVPQHRMKEFLESLASKGPEALQEFQQGGTTMVYQQGANCVYTDSTEVAGSLLELACPVQVQVQQSPQQQPQQQQQQQAQPQQVTSAQLSPQLAAAVHQASEQQIQVQVQIQGQQQAQVVGQVLQVPSPTQQQLSGTQLQTVTAAQLVQHGEISEEQLQQHQQIQAQLVTVAGGQQIQIQTVGALSPQQQQGSPREGERRSSATGGVLQPAKKRKVDMPITVSYALPGQQLATVLAIPQGQGQQQSYLSLRPDLLTVDSTHLYSATGTITSPTGETWTIPVYSAQTRGDLQQQSITHIAIPQEAYGTVHVAGSPADDKDKMVVAGKLAVSPAPVATAATVTAPAPSTTAATGAQEEVVQTLANTLFPAQFMNGNIHIPVAVQTVAGAYPGATQSVHIWDPQQQQVVHTQGGTGQEQQQLQGQTVQVAEVESQPQAPPTLLLPSTLKPEEGLDVWRLWAQAKNAELEKDAHTKLAPIGRRQPLRFQEDLVSCAVAELNIGLSLMTQEARGLEGEPFEPDVLYYIFLCIQKYLFENGRVDDIFSDPYYLRFSQWLHRILDGWKPSVHPLGYIIPSHVTEEMLWECKQLGAHSPSTLLTTLMFFNTKYFQLKTVEQHMKVAFSKVLRHTKKNPCNPKDKSTSIRYLKGVGLHHVGQKVTDDMYAEQAEHPENPLRCPIKLYDFYLFKCPQSVKGRNDTFYLTPEPVVAPNSPIWYSTQPITREQMEHMLARILMVREIQDAVAMASGN, encoded by the exons ATGAACAACTCCGTGGATAACACGGTCTCATTTGAGGAGTATGTGCGGCAGAAGGCACGCACTGTGCCGCAGCACCGCATGAAGGAGTTCCTGGAATCGTTGGCCAGCAAAGGCCCTGAGGCACTTCAGGAGTTCCAGCAGGGTGGCACCACCATGGTCTACCAGCAAGGGGCCAACTGTGTTTACACAGATAGCACCGAGGTGGCGGGCTCCTTGCTAGAGCTGGCCTGCCCT GTGCAGGTACAGGTGCAGCAGTCACCACAGCAGCAGccgcaacagcagcagcaacaacaggcACAGCCACAGCAGGTGACTTCGGCACAGCTTTCCCCACAGTTGGCCGCTGCAGTACACCAGGCATCAGAGCAACAGATACAGGTCCAG GTGCAAATCCAGGGTCAACAGCAGGCCCAGGTAGTAGGGCAGGTACTGCAAGTGCCCAGTCCCACCCAGCAGCAGCTGTCTGGCACCCAGTTGCAGACGGTGACCGCAGCCCAGCTGGTGCAGCATGGGGAGATTTCAGaggaacagctgcagcagcaccagcag ATCCAAGCCCAGCTGGTGACCGTAGCTGGTGGACAGCAGATCCAGATCCAGACTGTAGGGGCACTCtcaccccagcagcagcagggctccCCAAGGGAGGGGGAGCGCAGGTCAAGTGCCACAGGTGGGGTCCTGCAACCTGCCAAGAAGCGTAAGGTGGATATGCCCATCACAGTATCGTATGCCCTGCCCGGGCAACAGCTGGCCACTGTGCTAGCCATCCCGCAGGGCCAGGGTCAGCAGCAGAGCTACCTGTCTCTGAGGCCAGACCTGCTGACAGTGGATAGCACACACTTGTACAGTGCCACAGGCACCATCACCAGCCCCACGGGCGAGACCTGGACCATCCCGGTGTACTCGGCGCAGACACGCGGCGACCTGCAGCAACAGAGCATCACGCATATTGCCATCCCACAGGAGGCTTACGGCACCGTGCACGTGGCTGGCTCACCTGCCGATGACAAGGACAAGATGGTGGTGGCCGGCAAGCTTGCTGTGAGCCCCGCTCCTGTTGCCACAGCTGCTACTGTGACAGCGCCTGCCCCTTCAACAACAGCAGCCACAGGTGCACAGGAGGAGGTAGTGCAGACGCTGGCCAACACACTGTTCCCTGCGCAGTTCATGAATGGGAACATTCACATCCCCGTGGCAGTGCAAACAGTGGCAGGGGCATACCCTGGAGCCACTCAGTCCGTCCACATCTGGGATccccaacagcagcaggtggtccaCACGCAAGGAGGAACCggacaggagcagcagcagctacag GGTCAGACGGTGCAGGTGGCCGAGGTGGAGAGCCAGCCACAGGCTCCACCTACCCTGCTGCTTCCAAGCACTCTCAAGCCAGAGGAGGGCTTGGATGTGTGGCGGCTGTGGGCACAGGCCAAGAATGCAGAGCTGGAGAAGGATGCACATACCAAGCTGGCACCCATTGGCC GACGACAGCCTCTGCGGTTCCAGGAAGACCTGGTGTCATGTGCTGTGGCAGAGCTGAACATCGGTCTGTCTCTGATGACCCAGGAGGCCCGAGGGTTGGAAGGCGAGCCCTTTGAACCAGATGTGCTCTACTACATCTTCCTCTGCATACAGAAG TACCTATTTGAGAATGGCAGAGTAGATGATATTTTCTCAGACCCATATTACCTGCGCTTCTCCCAGTGGCTACACCGCATTCTGGATGGTTGGAAACCTAGTGTGCACCCACTGG GTTACATCATTCCCAGTCATGTGACTGAGGAGATGCTTTGGGAGTGCAAACAGCTGGGAGCGCATTCCCCCTCAACATTGCTCACCACACTAATGTTTTTCAACACCAA GTATTTCCAGCTGAAGACAGTGGAGCAGCACATGAAGgtggctttctccaaagtgcttcGACACACAAAGAAGAACCCTTGCAATCCCAAGGACAAAAGCACCAGTATTCGCTACCTAAAGGGAGTGGGACTGCACCATGTTGGTCAGAAGG TGACAGATGACATGTACGCAGAGCAggcagagcacccagagaacccACTGCGTTGCCCCATCAAGCTATATGACTTCTACCTCTTCAAGTG TCCCCAGAGCGTAAAGGGCCGCAATGACACCTTTTACCTGACGCCTGAACCTGTAGTGGCCCCAAACAGTCCCATCTGGTACTCTACTCAGCCAATCACACGGGAGCAGATGGAGCACATGTTGGCTCGTATACTCATGGTGCGAGAGATCCAGGACGCCGTTGCCATGGCCTCTGGAAACTAG
- the ogg1 gene encoding N-glycosylase/DNA lyase — MSQHAVLSAGAKAWRSFNCPRSELRLDLTLGCGQTFRWRETSNGHWTGVMGGRVWTLTQTDDALWYHTYGSQGCPATEDKRKRRGGAEPAQLAKRSKPMVAVKEERDCDQDLGVVNSKWDGSEEKVLRDYFQLNVPLGELYREWASVDHHFKDIANMFTGVRMLRQDPTECLFSFICTSNNHISRIQGMIERLCVKLGAPLCQLDGTPYHDFPSIQALADSTVEACLRDLGFGYRARFLQQSARQILDSHGPDWLLSLRRAPYLEARDALRTLPGVGLKVADCVCLMSLDKACALPVDTHMWQIAQRDYRYSVATGRKSLTDKVYQDIGDFFRKLWGSHAGWAHSVLFCADLKKFQKLKELPIKKEEGTEVKVELEESTEDVKNGDKGSRQKAKIINPKGLVKKEGSKKS; from the exons ATGTCTCAACATGCTGTCCTGTCTGCTGGAGCAAAGGCATGGCGTTCTTTTAACTGCCCGCGGTCCGAACTGCGGCTGGACTTGACCCTGGGCTGTGGCCAAACTTTCCG GTGGCGTGAGACGAGTAATGGGCATTGGACAGGAGTGATGGGAGGGCGTGTGTGGACATTGACACAGACGGATGATGCTCTGTGGTACCACACATATGGGTCCCAGGGCTGCCCAGCTACGGAAGATAAGAGAAAAAGGCGAGGAGGAGCTGAGCCAGCCCAGCTTGCTAAGAGATCAAAGCCCATGGTAGCAGTGAAGGAGGAAAGGGACTGTGATCAGGACCTTGGGGTTGTGAACTCTAAGTGGGATGGAAGTGAAGAAAAAGTCTTGAGGGATTACTTCCAGTTGAATGTGCCGCTAGGGGAACTGTACAGAGAGTGGGCCTCTGTGGACCATCACTTCAAAGACATCGCTAACATGTTTACAG GGGTGAGGATGCTACGTCAGGACCCCACTGAATGCCTCTTCTCGTTCATCTGCACCTCAAACAACCACATCTCGCGCATCCAGGGCATGATAGAGCGGCTATGTGTCAAGCTGGGGGCCCCCTTGTGCCAACTGGATGGCACACCGTACCATGACTTTCCCAGTATCCAAGCCCTGGCAG ACAGCACTGTGGAGGCCTGTCTCAGGGATCTGGGCTTTGGGTACCGGGCCCGTTTTCTGCAGCAGAGTGCCAGGCAGATCTTGGATTCCCATGGTCCAGACTGGCTGCTGAGCCTACGGCGAGCCCCCTACCTTGAGGCCCGGGATGCGCTACGCACCTTGCCTGGAGTGGGTCTTAAG GTGGCAGACTGCGTCTGTCTAATGTCGCTGGACAAAGCGTGCGCGTTGCCCGTGGACACGCACATGTGGCAGATCGCACAGAGGGACTACCGCTACTCTGTGGCAACGGGACGCAAGAGCCTGACCGACAAGGTTTACCAGGACATCG GTGACTTTTTCAGAAAGCTGTGGGGATCTCATGCTGGCTGGGCACACTCT GTTCTGTTCTGTGCCGATTTGAAGAAGTTCCAGAAGTTGAAAGAGCTGCCAATTAAAAAGGAGGAAGGAACAGAGGTTAAAGTGGAGCTTGAGGAAAGTACTGAGGATGTGAAAAATGGAGACAAAGGTAGCAGGCAGAAGGCAAAGATTATAAATCCCAAGGGTTTAGTGAAGAAGGAGGGCAGTAAGAAGTCTTGA
- the LOC108940233 gene encoding receptor-type tyrosine-protein phosphatase V-like: protein MRERPLSLAQLLRDFRLQCQSLAAKNNAGYRLEFKRLSEVGRELSTRAGDLDANRGKNRYPDILPYDHCRVTLSPQDSELHSDYINASYVPGGVSERDFICTQGPLRSTLADFWRMVWEKNVHVIVMVTNCKENNKVLCEQYWPQEHTSVCYNRYQVTTVHQRRGPGCLITTMHLRQMDSPTERRVTHYHYQGWPDRGVPRDLASFCSFADHVRQQLDGAPCVGPAVVHCSAGVGRSGTFVAILRLMQMCARSTQPDVRRVVYDLRRHRMMMVQTLEQYIFIHSCLLHWMAEEKSRYRSRSVESTRRTDTERHPRQPTPQPPPPWSWSRSGDRQRQEHLLQHGPPATLVSAGIQRLLSTNLLQRVRLGSTQTPSLPGLRWDGMFPPHTNGDWGWARRYNF, encoded by the exons ATGAG GGAAAGGCCCTTGTCCTTGGCGCAGCTCCTGAGGGACTTCCGGCTGCAGTGTCAGTCGCTGGCTGCCAAGAACAACGCTGGGTACCGTCTGGAATTTaag AGGCTGAGTGAGGTGGGCAGAGAGCTCAGCACCAGGGCTGGAGACCTTGACGCCAACAGGGGGAAGAACAGATATCCGGACATCCTGCCGT ATGACCACTGTCGAGTGACGCTCTCCCCCCAAGACTCCGAGCTGCACTCTGACTACATTAATGCCAGCTATGTCCCT GGCGGCGTGTCGGAACGGGACTTCATCTGCACCCAAGGTCCTTTGAGGAGCACGCTGGCTGACTTCTGGCGTATGGTGTGGGAGAAGAATGTGCACGTAATCGTCATGGTGACCAACTGCAAGGAGAACAACAAA GTGCTGTGTGAGCAGTACTGGCCGCAGGAGCACACATCCGTGTGCTACAACAGATACCAGGTGACCACAGTGCACCAGCGGCGTGGTCCAGGCTGCCTCATTACCACCATGCACCTGCGTCAG ATGGACAGCCCCACGGAGAGGCGGGTAACGCACTACCACTACCAAGGCTGGCCGGACCGAGGCGTCCCCCGGGACCTCGCCTCCTTCTGCTCCTTCGCTGATCACGTGCGGCAGCAGCTGGACGGCGCCCCGTGTGTCGGTCCTGCCGTCGTCCACTGCAG TGCCGGCGTGGGCCGGTCCGGCACTTTTGTGGCAATCCTCCGGTTGATGCAGATGTGCGCTCGTAGCACCCAACCCGACGTCAGAAGGGTGGTGTATGACCTGCGCAGGCACCGCATGATGATGGTGCAAACTCTG GAACAATACATATTTATCCACTCCTGCCTACTGCACTGGATGGCTGAAGAGAAGAGCAGATACAGGTCAAg GTCTGTGGAAAGCACCCGGAGGACTGATACAGAGAGACACCCCCGACAGCCCACACCACAACCACCACCTCCatggagctggagcaggagtggggacaGGCAGAGGCAGGAGCACCTGCTGCAGCACGGGCCCCCGGCAACTCTGGTCTCAGCAGGTATACAGAGACTGCTTTCCACAAATCTCCTGCAGAGGGTCCGGTTGGGGTCTACACAGACCCCCAGCTTACCTGGACTGCGATGGGACGGAATGTTTCCCCCACATACAAACGGGGATTGGGGGTGGGCAAGACGATACAACTTCTAA